A window of Fusarium falciforme chromosome 1, complete sequence genomic DNA:
CTCGTTTTCAATTCTCGAGACCCAAGTCGGAAGATTTGGGCAGTGCGTAAAGGCCATGTCAAAATGATCTAGGATGAAACCGGGGAAGCTCCCGAGTGGTTATCCTGAGTCGTCCCTGTGGTGCCGCGTTGCCATGTCGGCGGCACCTTGGGGATGgatgcatggcatggcaaaCAGACGCCGGACGCGGAGCGGGCTGGACCTTTGAATATGACCAGGTAGGCGGCTGCATATGTGGCTTGATGGGAGAGTGGTTGGGCAAATGAATCTCTGCGACGGCATGGCAACGCAAGGGATTCATGCGTGTCTGTCCGTACATGAAGCGAGTCACGGCAAGGTTCGCCTAGGAGGCGGGAAGATCCGATGGTGGATAGCGGCTAGACTAACGAGCTAGCGGAGCGGGTGCCATGTGCTATGTGGATATTCGAGTTTAGGTCGGTTTCTAGATGCTAGTTCTCGGGGCCGCGTTATTTTAATCTTGCTGCTTAGTGCAGACGAACGAGGAGATTGGTGACTCAGGATGGAATTGGTTGATACCATTGGGTTGGATCATCTCCATCCAGTTGCCTGGACTCAACGGTTGTGGTTGTGCCTGGATGGACCTGCCGTCAGTTGTCCTGGTGGGGACCGGTCAACTCCATCGTGCCTCCTCCGTGAAAATCGTCCTGACCCGATTTGACTAGGTCAAGTTAGGAGTCGCTTAAAGTTCTACTAGGAAGGTGCATTGCGACTCTGCGCCTACCTACGTCACGGGATATAGGGATCAACTTCCGAGGTCTTTCCAACAGCCACACCTTGCAACCTACAACCACAGCCTACCTACGGATACCTACCCACCGTGATCCTTTACAAACCGACCTCACCGGCCTTTGTCTCCAAGCCTCCATTTCATCTCACGCCCTCACTTCGCAACACAGTCTTTTGGATCAAGACGTGGCGGGGAAAAGAGGTAACATGGCCGgccaggcacaggcacagacAGGCATGCACATGCCGTCACTCATCACGGAGGCGTTGCGGTGCGCCTCGCCGAATACGACTCGACAAAGGACGCCATAGCTGATGTTGAAGCAAGTTCGTTGGTCTTCCATGTTTGAAGGGTGAGATTGGCGTGGCACGGCTCGACAATGCCATTGTGCAGCCAATTCAGTCAGTCCAAGGCACAACCCGCAATTAACAATCATGCACAAAGCCGGATAACGATCGGTCCGATGCCTGTCTCTGGGAGACGGTCAATGAGCGATATTGGTTCCTGGTCTCACCGGTCCCCGCCCCTGCTCTCCACTGTACCAACCAAAGCCTTTGCGTGACGATGGCGTACAGGTGTCTTGTCACATGGCTCTGAATCAAGCAACGTTGTCCGGCACACTCAGCATCATGTTCGCCACCTCGCCCAGCGTCGACCAGGTCTGTGGGTGAATGGGAAATtggaaagaaggaaaaaaactGAAGCCCACAGATTCTGTGGACTCGGCATGCATTTCTGCGCTCGGCAACATTGGGACACTGAAAATGCCGGCCGCGCGCGTGCCCTTGTTGTGTTGGCGCATCTGCACTTCACGGCTCCAGTTGCATTGTCACAAATGGAGATGCAATCCTGCGGTTTGCTCTCGCGATCGGGTTCCCAAGATCGAGCCTCAACTGGCTACCATGCCAAGAGTAAGCCTCTTTTTCAACCCCTGGGTGGCACTTGCGAATTTGTACCTCTTGGAGCCGTTACCTGTCGTTGATGTATCGATTACCTGAGGAGTTTCGACAACCCCGGCCAACTTGGCTTTGCGACCTACCTATGTAGGCCGTGTAAGAAAAAGCAAAATGACGCTGCGGCAGGCCAACCCCGGCTATTTGTGCAACCATAACCACTAGCCCCATGTCAATCACATGGGCGATTCAATCCACCAACGACCGTTGTCGCGACTAAATCCCGTGGCCATGGGACAATAGTCCGATCAAGATTCGACTGATAGTTGATGGAACGAGGCCTGGGCATGGCAAACTGGGATCTGAGTTGGCGGATCGAACCACCCAGACAGCCTTAAGCAAAAGTCCAAGCCTGGTCCCCGTCTTCGACAACCCACCTCGCTGTCGCCTTGTTCCCAGCATCTCTCCACCTGATCGGGAACTCCAGGCACACTGAGCGGCAGGGCGGGTAATAATCCCCAGGTCCTCCGTCCGAGCACCGCAATCAGACGGGCCCCTGTCACTCTATGGTACCCCTCAGACCGGTCAAAAACTATTCAGCACGGAGCCATGTCGACGTCGTCCTCACCGAGTCCACTTTCCTCTCTCACAGACTCGTCCATCATCACCCTTCCCAGCAGACCGTCGAGCCGTTGCTTCATCCGCAACGCCCAGTCACTACGGCCACCACACCGCCAGCCGCCAACCCGCTCAGCCCGCAGCCCGCATCGGCCGTCATCCCTACCTTTATCGCGGCCGCGAGCATACCGGTCCTGCCAGCACCACCAGCTGCTCGCTCCAGACTCTGTGTGTGCTAGTACCACGACTGAACCGAACCGTTCAATCCGCTTGCTTCATCGTCGAGTCGAGAGCAAGCACCGCGGGCCAAGACAAGGCTCTGCGTCTTTTCCTAACAGGCAGTCCCGAGGCTTCCCAGTCAACAGCCACGGGCATCACACCAACATCTCGAGGCGGTACCATCGTCGTTGGATCTTGCGCGCATTCGAAGTGAGCCGACGGCGCCTGGTTGGGCTCACCCTGCTTATCCCCTCTCCGCCTAGTTCCCCTCTGGATTCCTCCGGCTCTCTCATCGTACCGATCTTCCTCTCTCATCGACTCTCTGGGCTCATCTCTAGCCGCTATTTTGGCATCGGTCGTCGTTGGCGCTCCACTCGACGCACTACGGGGGTTCAACATCAAGTGTCCCGGTGATAGCTTTCGTGGCACCTTAGCCTACCACCACACTCCCCCTCCTCTCACCCCGGCGTCGCTCAACTTTGTCCGGTGTTTCTTGGGCCCAAGCCGGGCGACCCAGGCATTCCTTGTTCCTGCTTGTATTTCCTCTACTTTGGTCCCCACGTGGTAGTACCTCGACTTTTGTCTCTAGCTGCTGCTCCtactgccgccgccgccgccgctcctgctgctgctactgcgCAGTCTTTGTTCCACACCCCGTCCTGTCTCACTGCAGCCATTATGGTAAGAGATTCCCTCTCCCCGGTTGGCGGCAAGCTGCATGGGTTATATCATTGATCCCCCGTCCCATCGGTCTCTTTGGGTGGTCCCTGCGGCTGTTGCCAATCAACCCCCCCGTTTCCTCTTGTCGCCGCCCCATCATGGCTCTCGTGCCATGACTCTCCCGGTCAAGCATattcttcttgacctcgcccCCAAGCCCCTCCCAGCAGACCCGACCCAAATGTGCGGTGAATTGATTTTTTCCTCTTGTATAGAATCCTCATTACCCTTTTAAGGCCAAGAGATCTCGCCCCCCGCCGGGGGTTGAAGACTCAGTGCCTTCATCAATATCTTTTACCACTCCTGTGGACCCCAATTATACTACTTTGCCCTACGAGATTCAACAACATCTTGAACAGCTAGCCCAGTTCTATGGACTGACGTCTGGCTACCAAATTCACCAAATACTCGACCAGGAGTATTGtagaaagagaagaagagtagACTCGTCATCACTTCCCATGGCCCCTGAGCGTGGATCAACCTCATCGCAGGGATCCTTGGAGAAGCTTCCCGTGTCGACTCCCTTTGACCAGAATCAAGAGCAATATGGCTCGTCTTCAAGCTGGGCCGACTCTACCTCGGCCTCTGGGCCGTCCTCGACTTCACCGATAACCAGACGTATAGCTGACTTGAGCCTGCTCCTCTGCCCTTGCTGTGGGTATGGTCTAAGACAACCAGATGGTATGCAACCAATTCCTTGGTCTCACTTTGAATCGCCATTGGCGACCATCATATAGCGCCAATGATCCTGACTAACGCGGATTGAAGGGTATCAACAACTTTCCACCACGCCAGCGGTAGTGCCCGACCAGAGCACGCCGTACGTGGCGGAGAAGCAACCATCACTGCAAATTGCGCCTCCTGAACCGTACACCGACACGGTCCTTGGTCTGGAGCAACAGTCTACTTTTGACTACCAGCAACCCGACCTCACCAGCGCCCCTCTGACAAGCTTTCCTCTGTTGCCTGACCAGACGACATTGGCAGCGCCATTGATTAGCGATGCTGGCCCAAGTcagcagcaccagctgcCGGCAGGCGACTTCTACCCCAATCAATCTCTCAAGCAAGAGACCCAGTTGGAGGGCCAGCCGATGATACCAGGCCAGCACCTCATGACCCAGAATCTTGCACAGGTTGGGTATGGTTCCGATGCCAATCTCGTCAGCACCACTGGTCTGACCCCGCATGGGTTGGTAACAGCCGAGGATATTTCTCGTTACTGCATGGCCCCAACTGCGCAACTCGGAGGAGATGCCTTGCAGGGCGGATGGCCTGAAGTTCATCTACTGGATCAACAACCCAATTTCGAAATCATCTTGCCCAATCAGCGAGGCGGAAAGCGAGGCCCATTCAAGGACCCCAGTCTTCGCGAGCAAACCGCCCAGACTCGGAAAATAGGGTCTTGTATCAGATGCAGAATGCAAAGAATACGCGTAAGTCATGAGAAGTTGGCCACTTGAGCCAACTCAGTGTGAAGACTGGAAACTAATGATATCATTTCAGTGCGAGAACAATCCTGATGAGGAAGGGGGACCGTGCCTAACCTGTAAAAAGGTGTCCAACTCGAGGGCAGGACGGTTTCCATGCCTGAGATACAAGATCACAGACATTCGACTGTTCAAGCCTGGTCAAGTGCCTGGTTATGAATGGACACGAAGGTGGAACAACAATATCTCGGACCCAATCCAGAACTGGGCATCAGACGAGCTCAAAACCATCTATATCTCGGATGGGCTTTCGGCCAAGTGCGTCAAAATTGAGGTTCGACAATTCATCCCCCAGACTGGCGACAAGCTGGAGCGCACATGGGACTACAGAGGGACCAAGAGGTCGGTCTCGATCCCACCATATGCACTGGTGAATCTTGAAGAGGTGAAGGAGGCGTATCAAGACCACATCCGAGATAGCATGAAGGATGCCTTCGGACGATTGCTCGGCCCCCGTAATGGCCTCTTGTTCAAGACGTATGAACGCGCTTGGCACATATACCAGGACCAGTCGACCTCGACAGAGTGCCATGACCTTCTCCACCAGACACTGATGCTGTGGATGTCGGTCCGtctgacgacgaggtcaagctTCATTGTCGGAAATGAAACGCTGGGCATGCGTCGTGATATCCTGGACGAGACAAGCCCCAACCACGGCATGATTCCCCTCCCGCCAGTGCTTGGTGCTCAGCTGGATCTCATCTTGATCCACCACATCCAAACGAGACTTCGGAGAGAGCTGCTAGACAAATTGCAGAAGATGATGTCCAAGAACAAGCAGAGCACGTGGCTGGTGACGTACCTCGtagtcttcatcctcttgcACAACACGGCTCTAATCACAGCGCACGATGCCGGGTATGCGAAGAAGCACGGCATGAAGGTAAGAAGGCCAAAGGGAGTGCCAGGCGGAGTGTGCGGATTACTAACGCGTCATTCGGTAGCGACGTTTCGCGCGTGAGGAGAAGGTGAAGGAGTACCATCTCGGTAAGGAAGCCCAGCCTTTTGTTGATTCGAATGCGGAGGGGAAATGGGGGCTAACCTCGTGAGCGTGAACTAGGAGCCAACATCCTGTTAGCGCACTTCCACTACTGCAACAAGGGCATCTACCCCTTCTCGGAGGATTGCAAAGACCAGGACCTGCGAACCCTGGCAGGCCTGGATGAGGAAAAGATCAAATTTGTGCACACCACCAGCAGCTGCGCCAGGCGGAATCGTAAGTCGAACCCAAACCCAAACCCAACCCAAACCCCCAGTCTGCCGGTCAGGCCCACCACACCTCAGGCTCTCCATTACCAAGTCCCCGGGGCAGCGCTAACGTACCATGTCATGGCATAGGGCCGGAGTGGGAAGAGCTCCGACAAGCAGGCGCGTATGAGCATGATTACTTTTTCGTGAGCCAGCTGTTTGAAGCAAATTGGCAGCCTCGGACCACCATCTGATTGGAGGTTCGGCAGGGGTAGTGAGGGAGGGAGGCCAGGGAACGCCCCCACTGAGATGAGGCGGGATGCAGAGTTGGCATCGATTGGAGAAGCAGGTACAGCAGCACAGCACACATGGCATGCCTCTGTGCCCAGTGCGATGAGGCTGCAGTGCAGGCTGGCCGAGAACGGATGGGCGTGTCGAGACTGACGGCGAtaacgatgatgatgatgacgatgacgatgacgataaTGACAAGGGCGGTGATTATGGCGGCATTCGTATCATTAATGCTTGTATTTTGAGATGAGAACTGGCGTGGCATGGCGTGGCATGGCGTGGAATGAATGGATAGTGTGGGAAAAGGAAGACAAGAGGcgggctctggctctggctctggctctggcgtgCATGCAGTCCTAGGAGTTCCCGAGGGATGGCGATACAATGAGGCGGCAGACAGCCAAAGAGAATCGGTTCAGGAGGTATGGATCGAGAATGATTCAAAAGGGCGGTCTCGGAACAAGCTTCAGTTGTGGTGGCGATTGGCGTTGACGGGAAGGACAAGATGAGGGACGGACAGGACGGGACGCGTTGAAGGGATCTACGAAGGACGGTGAGCGGAGAACGGCCCCCCACAGCAACAGCCGAGAGATGTTGACCGAGGCGGGTTGCGGCGTTGGCGGGTGTGTCACCCGTCCGTCCAGACACAAATAGCGGATGGGATGCATCGAAGTCGGGGCGCTCTTGTGAAGGCGGCCGGGGGCCGGGGCCTGGGGAGACCATGCCGGACGGGCCGAACCTGGCAGCCAGCGAGCGCATGCCTTTGTCCTCCAATGGATGATATTGTCTTGTCCACCAGTTGCAAGTTGCACTGTGCGTGTGGTGCTGTACTGTACCGTCCATGTGTGTCCCCCCACTGCAAGGAgtagggagagggagggcgGACGCAATGAGGCATAGCCCAAGTgcatggctggctggctggctggatggTAGAAGGCGCCGTCACGGTGCGGTGTTGTTTGCAGCGCAGAATCGCGGCCGGTGTTGAGATGCGGTTACCGTGAGGTGAGCTTCCGTCCGAGACACCGGTCTGGGTGCTACGTTGCCGGAGAAGCACAGGCGCAGACGCTGCGCGGCTGCTCACTAGTCAACCAACGACATACAAGCTCGCATACATACATGAGGAAGAGATCCATTGCATGACAGAGCTCCCGAGTTGTTGGACAAACAAGGAACCTGGGCTGGTCAAAGCCGTGTTGTATGTGTTACGGTGTGACACGAGGAAGCGGTAGTATCAACACCAGGAGCAGTTCGAGATGAGCGATGCAAGCGTCCTGCTGTCTGCCTACCTGCTTCCCTCATGCCTTCCTGCCTCCCTGTCTTGTCCCTTTCCATCTGTTCGGCGCTAAATTCACGCCTCTGCCTGCCCAAATTCTTATGCCAACCAAAAATTGTAAACTGGCCCTTGAATAAGCCAGGCAAGGTTGAGTTGTTAGTGCGAAACCGTTTGTTTCTAGAGCGAGACCCACGAAGCACCCATGTCAAGCCAAGTAACAGCCCAGTACCTACTATTCTTTGCTAAAACATGGCAAAAGGACCACTCATGTTGGTACAAGGCCAGGTCCTGGTGAAATAGCTACGCAAGCCACATGACAAGACGTACTTAGGTTAGCCAAACCATACCTCCCAAGATCAACCATGGACAGCTGCCCTTCAGGCCTagtcttttcctttcttcttccttcttttttttctgtgctttctttttttccaaCCTTCCCCCTTAGCCTCATCATAGAGacttttctttttgcttGCTTCCTGGTCTGTTTTAGACTCGCGACCACGGGGAAGGGGTGGTCTTTTCCCCAGCCCTGCCTGATAGTAGGTAGTCCGAGGAGACTGGAGACTGTCtcttccctccctccccttcTCTCCTGCCGCCCCCGTGATCGGTGTACTGGGTGTGTCTAGATGTTCGTTTCCTTTTGTCTGTGGCAGGATCGACATGGAGTTAATCAAGTCCTTCGTTTGTGTTCTTCCGGTTCCCGCCTGGTACAAGGCATTCACCCGTCGGTGGGTATACCAACGGGCTGCGTTGTGTATCTCTGAAGTAGCTACCCGTCAGTCCTCAGCCCCTGACATCAACTCTGGACACCCGGTAGACAAGGTCTATCGTGTACCTAAGGTAAGCAAGCAGTCGACGGCAACGATGAGATGAGAAAAGATGAAAATTTTTCATCGTCCAGGAGAGCGGGAAGAAGGAAACCTGACGAATGAAGGGATCGATGCACAAAGCATCTATCTtctctcccatccatcccaagcCGGTGAGAGGGATCGTCTCGGGAGCTATATTAGTTCAAGAGCTCCTCTCAACTTACCTCTTCTGTCCACAAAGGATAGCTCCTCCAGTTCTCTCTAGTCGTCcttgccttcttcctcttgatCAACTTCATCTCCCCTTCTGCCTCTTCGTCATTGTCTCGCTTCGCTCCGTCCCCAGGTTCATCAACGTGCGCCTCCAACGTCATCTTTCTGTGAGCCCAGGACACACGGCGATACTATCAACAAcgggccttctcctttttgTTGCTCGCCCCTTTGTGCCTTCCCTCGCCTCGAGACACTGTCCAAGACATTTAAACCCGCCGTCTCGCACCGTTGCAGTTCTTGTCACTTCTGACATTCTCCATcacctcttcaacaacatctCACACCTGACATCTGATACAACCCACCCACCCATTCGTTCATCACTTCTTGTCTTGCACCAGTATTAGACAACTGCTCGTTGCGTCTTGTGGGTTCTCAGCCCCCCCCCTCTTCACGTCTGCCCTTGAACGGTAAACTAACACGGGAAGCATTCAGCATCAGAACTTGACACTTGGAAACAAACACCCTCCCTTCACAACCAGAAACCATCGCAATGGCATCTTCCATAGCCGGGCCCATCATTGGCCTAGCCCCAGTAGTTGGGCCATCTTTTGCGGCCGCTGGCTGTGCGAATCGCGTGGCAGACGCGCCAGCAGGACTCCCCGAAGGGTGGCCACGGATTCTCGATGAAGCCATGGCTTGGACTGGCAATCAATTCGCGGATGAGTTGGACTACATCCACACTCTGAGTGAGTCGGATCTGCAGGAAGCTGAAAATGCTCTGCGGGTCTTTAAAGGTGCGTTCCTCTGGTGTCTCGTGGCTCCCCAACGGCGGCATGGCCCCTAGGCTAGTCGATCCGTTAGTCGTTGGACCAACATGCTAACCCGAAAGCAGCGCTGGGCCTGGACGGAGATCTCGTCTCTCGAGACAACTTTCCCCTTCCCACCCTCGGCCCACGACTGGACGAAATTCGCCGAGATGTCCATGATGGCAAGGGTTTTGGCGTTATCCGCGGCCTGGATCCACACAAGTACTCAATCGAGGATCTGACGGTCATGTACCTTGGCATTCAGTCGTACATTGCGAATCGCCATGGTCGACAGGACCGAAAAGGCAACATGCTAGGTTTGTATCTCGGCTGATCCCTGATACCTGCTCGTGGCCCTTTCCTGAAACTGACTGCCCCTGTTAGTTCATATCGTCGCCGACAACTcgtccaagctcaaggctggTCACCATCGTCATTCTACATCTCCCATTGTAAGTCTCGTCGCCCCCAGATCGTCGCGTCCGCGCGCAGGGAGGGAACATGGCTCGCTAACTTGCTCTCCGGACCTTCCACAATGAGGAAGCCGGCGACGTTGTCAGCTGGCTCACCCGAAGCACCGCGGCGTCGGGAGGCAAATGCATCATTGCTTCGGCCTACACCGTCTACAACGTCCTGGCAGCCAGCCGCCCCGACATGATTCGCACTCTGGCCCGATCTGACTGGCCGTTTGCCATGTAAGTGCCCAACACGGGATCGGTGGCTTTGTGTGGGGGAGCACACCCAGACTGACATGGTATGACACAACAGCCCCCGTTTTCAGTGCAGACCGGTCCTCTTCCATCACGAGGGAAGAGTCATTATGAACTTTGGCAGAGTGGCGCTCACGGGAAATGCCGTCCACCCACGCCCGGCGAACCTCCCGACCGTTACGCCACGACAGATGGAAGCCCTCGACGCCATCGAGGCTATCGCCAAGGCAGCCCAGCTCGAGATCAGCACCCAGGCCGGCGACATTcacttcatcaacaacctgGCTGTCCTACACCGACGGGAAGGGTTTGTCAACGGTGAGGCGCCCCGGGAGCGTCGACACCTGGTGCGCATGAGGCTTCGGGATGATGACCTTGGTTGGGAGCTTCCCGCCGATCTGAGACAGGAGTGGTCTGCCGCCTTCAACCAAAAGGCTCCCAAGATCTGGCATCTTGAGCCCATGCCCGACGGTTTCTTTCCGCTCCGGTCTCAGGCCAATTGAAACCGCATCTGCCTGGCATCCTCCCGCCCCACGTCACTGAGGGGAGGGAGACTTGCAGGAGGGTAGATCGCAACATCCAACGTCTCCTCATTCGAGACATCTGTCGACAGCACCTAAAGTATCCGTACTGGAACGAGATTGGAACATGGGCGCGTCGAAAAAAGGTAAGGGGGTCCATGGATTGGCGTCTGAGGGCACGGGGTATTGGGAGAGAAAACAAAAGTTCGGGCTTGCATGGTTCCCTTGGTGCATTCTGGTATCAAATATGTCTTCATCCGGTGTCCTGGTCATGAAAAGCAACAAGCATTGGTTTGTCTTGGTCGATCCTGTATGTTGGTATTTGAAATGGGGCGCTCGGAAACGGCGCGGGCCAGGCTGACAGCCCTGAGATTAATACATTGTTATTGTTTGTTTCAGAGACGGTGACGAATAGACTCCCAATGTGGCAGAGGTGAGACGTTTCATCGATCAAGATTCTCAGGAACAAGGAGGTTGTTGAAATGAGATGTGATGGCTGGGTTGTGACTGAGATCTAGCCTAGACCCTGCGTCTAGCACTTTGCTGGGTTGGGGAATGGCGCCTCAGGCGGTGCACACAGATGACCGAATCTAGATCGACAGGCTCAAGGGAGCATGCGATGGTCCTTTAGGTAGCACTGCAGCGTCGAATCGGACCCAACTTGAATGACTGCATGTGGCGGTGGCCGAAGGCGAAGCCATCGAAGGTCATCATCTCAACCAAGACCAGACGAAATATCAGACAAGGGATACAGTAGTCCGTCTGTTTTCAGAAAAAAAACTGGCGGAAAACTGGCATCTGCATGGTCGCTGTAGGCGGGCTGCACATGACCGCAGGGGCGCGGGCGCCGCGAAATGGATCTCTCGTGCCAGAAGGGCGGGACGCTGGAGGCCACATGATTCGAGGGCTGACATGAAACAAGAGTTCTAAAGGTAGGGGTTTAGAATTGCTGGGGTGTGAGTTGCTCTACGCAGTACCTGTACTGCGTACGTGAGAGGCTCGGCAGATGAAGGCAAGGCGGTTGGTGTGTCATGCAGGCTTAGATCGATaacttctttttcttttttttctttgccgAGTTTCGCCAGCATGTAAGATATCCCTTGGCGGCAAGTGTACATCCCTCACCTCGAGAGGGTGAGAGAGAGtgagggcgttgatgaaGGAGGCAAGAACCGCGTACTGAGTACGGACAAGTTTCCTCGATCGACTGGTTGTTGGTCCATTGGTGCCAGAACCGGAGTTGCTTTTGCCTAAATTGGTATGGTAGACTGGCCAGATGGCAGGACAGGTTTGCTTTTGTTTCCGCTGCTGGTAGAAATTGCTTTGTATCGTCATCTCGGCGTGATTGTCCTTGTCTCCATCCTTGCCTTGCATTCCTCATCTCTACTCCTCAAACGAGGGAGTCTCGACATGATTACCCCCATGCGTGTCATGATCGCGATTCAATGGCGGTGAAGGCGGTGTGCTTGACGATCGGGAGGTAGATGTAGAGGGGACATTAAGAATGAATGACAAGATGGCGGCCGCGATAGGCAGGCATGGCAGATGGTAGAACCCACCCCGAAAAGTGACGGCTGTCAGAGATTCAGGGTAAAGGCACTGGCTCCTGACCTGGGGTATGGGGTCGATGACAGTGAGTTGTCTCAACAACGGGATAAGGTACTCGGTACTGTAGGTAGTTCACGGCCTACGGAAGACGTCCGTAGGCTCCATGAG
This region includes:
- a CDS encoding TauD domain-containing protein, with the protein product MASSIAGPIIGLAPVVGPSFAAAGCANRVADAPAGLPEGWPRILDEAMAWTGNQFADELDYIHTLSESDLQEAENALRVFKALGLDGDLVSRDNFPLPTLGPRLDEIRRDVHDGKGFGVIRGLDPHKYSIEDLTVMYLGIQSYIANRHGRQDRKGNMLVHIVADNSSKLKAGHHRHSTSPIEAGDVVSWLTRSTAASGGKCIIASAYTVYNVLAASRPDMIRTLARSDWPFAIPRFQCRPVLFHHEGRVIMNFGRVALTGNAVHPRPANLPTVTPRQMEALDAIEAIAKAAQLEISTQAGDIHFINNLAVLHRREGFVNGEAPRERRHLVRMRLRDDDLGWELPADLRQEWSAAFNQKAPKIWHLEPMPDGFFPLRSQAN